GGCATATTAAGGTATCCTcattcataaatcataattcTGTTCTTCTGGTCTAACTTCTCAAATGAATTTGAAGGGACATGCCCTATTGCAGTGTTCATATCAAGAGAACATAGAATATGTATAACAACAGAAAGGACAGACCTTTTACTCATCTAAGGAATCAATACTTTCAATCAAATGTGGCGACCTGCAATATAAACTTGTAGGATTTAGTGTTGAACAACAAATAAAAGGACTgatttactaaaaataaatcTGCTCAATTGAAAACAGAGACATGATTTTTAGTGTGCTTTTTAATCAAGCACTGAATGCTTTTGCAATTCCTCTGAACGTAGTCGCTAATGAGGTGAAGAAAAGAGGGACAGGGGAATGGAAAACTCGAAAGAATTACCATCTGTCTGTATGGTTGATGCCAAGTCCATTGCAGGTAAGAATCATGCCTTTAAATCTGGCAAGGTATTCCTGTAATGAGACACGTCTAACAAAGCTAAGTACAAAACAGCTGTTATCATCAAGAGAGTACACAAACAATCATAGACAAGTCTAATTCAAAAACTACTAATGCCAATAAAATATAGCCAAGATCCATACCTGCAAGCTATACTTTTCGATCTCACAGGCTCCGGTTAAATCATAGTCACAACGCTTGGCAGGATCACTCAACACtatcaaaaattttcaaagaaatatAGAAATACATGAGTACCATTTCATAACGCTGCTTTGTCTATTCTAAACCAAAACTGTGTGGAGGAAAAACGTACAACTCTGTCTACGCATGTAAAGGTAAGGGATTAAATTTGATCCGAAGTGTAACTTCAGTCCCATTAATCAGAAAGTAATTTTAAGAAGGACAACGCTTGCTCAAGTTCCTTATATACATTCCCTCCAGTTCTCAGATCAAATACTAACATGCTGATATTTATTTGAACTGAAAAATTCGAAGTGACGGTTGGACGGATGCATATAGTAAACTTGATCCAAGGTTTTCCCCCTATTTAATATAGGACAAATTTTGAGTTTGCTAGTAACATTCAAGCTAACAATCTCGCAAAATTTCAGCTTTCATCTAATAtcaatttccttttttttggatAAAAGAAAATCCACTTTCCTTTATAACATCAATCTATTTGTCACCATAAGGAAATATTTAAAACGTGATATTAGCCAGATCCCCATAAAAGAGACAGTTTTGGGGCTGGGTTTGACTTCTGTTACAATCATGTATGAGATTTCCATCCCTCCTAAACAAATCTAGTTTCCCCTAAGTAGCCTCACATACTGTACACTGGTATCTGGGGAAAAATATGAAACAGCTAAACAGTAATACAACAACTGGGAGCTGAAAGCCATAAAACCAACCAAGGTTAAACTTCCAATCAAAACTAATGAAGGACCGCAATCTTTGTTGTTACAATCAATTGTCCTTCACTAACAATCAGAATTTGCATATTATGATTGTGTTCAAGATGGTGAGGTATATAATCAATTTCCGGAAATGTTGATAAAGAGTATATCTATGaatctttctttttctcattgCAATTAAGAATTACCATTGTAAGCTTCATTTATCTCTTGAAATTTCGCAGTAACTGTACTGTCACCTTTATGCTTGTCAGGATGCCATTTCTGTAAAATGGAGTAGAATCCATCCTACAAAGTAAGTCAAACTTGTAGGGGAAAAAATTTCGAAAGATCAAGTATCAAAAGAGCTAGAATATACTAACCAATGCAAGTCTTCggtaatttaatttgatgttttcATCAGTTGCATCATAATCAACCTCCAACACTTTGTAATAATCCTTCAATTCAGTAGAAGTGTCACAACAAGAACACATAAAAGAACAGTTAATTACAAAATGTAGTTATAGACATCAAGTTATACATTTTCTACTCGTCGATTCACATTTTGCAATATGCAGTACTGATATAGAACTTTTAGATTATGGCAGTTTCAAATATCGCTAGCAACTATTTTAACAAATGAGCATTGCATGGTATGAACTAGAAGCTTCATCGAATTGTTGCAAAGTTACTCAAAACCATACATCGAGGTTCTGAAAATCAGGGAAAGAAAGATCCTACAAAATGGAGGTTTAACCACTCATGCTTACATATGTCACTCTACAACAATCAAGTTAATATGATTCAGTTAATCTGTAAACTCCATTCCTACACCTATCCAGATCAATCTTCAGTAACTAAGCTAACATCCACAACAATTTTCCAGAAACCTAATTGTTTAACTACTATTAAAAAGGGAATCACTCATTCATGAATTTTCACTTTCATCCTAGGAATCCTGAAATTAGTGCAGGTTAGCTCAATTTGACCATCCTTTTACCTAGTCCACTAAAgtgtgtttttcaaaaatcagaAAACTGAATTAACTAATTAAGCTTGAACTCAATTCAAGTCACCAAAATCTCCCTGGGAACAAATAGAGcaagcaacaaaaaaaaaaaaaaaaatcgaaactTGATAGCTAAAAACAAAACAGAAATTATAGAATTGAATTAAGCTAATAAAAAATCTTCCTAAGAATCAAATAGAGCAACAACAAAATGGGAAGTTGAGGGTTGAGATTGAAGAGAACAAAGTAAAATGTGAAGAGGAAAGGTTCCAATCATACAAAGATACAATACCCTTGGCTTGGTGGTGTTGTCAGCGGCGGCCATTTGCGACAGAAATGGGGTCAACACACGAAACTTCTTTTGCATAATTCATCGGAATCAGACAACAACCACAAAGATcccaaaaagggaaaaaataaatGGCGGCACGATGAAGAAGCGAAAGAATGGTTCAACCGAGCTGGAAGATGCgtgagattaaaaaaataaaaaatagtagtaattgttgCAGATAGAAACGAAGCAAAAACTGAGAAGGTTAGGGATTTGATTTGTGTGGTGGAGTTTTTGATTGGGAAAAGATAGAACAATGTGGCTTTCCTATGCCACCGTGGGAATTTGGATCGCTTTTCTGGGttgtttttttaaatcttttttatttattttacatttatcTTTTGtcctaaatttaaaaaaaatgaaattgtttTGTTGAAAAGAgatctagtttttttttaatgtatgaaAATTTTGAGAATTACAGGAGTGATTGTGTTTAGGGATGATAAGGTGGGAGAAAGTATGGGAAACAATACTAATTGTGAATGTGAATAATTGccacaaaaaaaattgtgaatgtaaataattgattaaaaaaaaggtaaaattaaaattaaaaattagattattaattaatattagt
The genomic region above belongs to Arachis duranensis cultivar V14167 chromosome 3, aradu.V14167.gnm2.J7QH, whole genome shotgun sequence and contains:
- the LOC107477375 gene encoding uncharacterized protein LOC107477375, whose product is MQKKFRVLTPFLSQMAAADNTTKPRDYYKVLEVDYDATDENIKLNYRRLALKWHPDKHKGDSTVTAKFQEINEAYNVLSDPAKRCDYDLTGACEIEKYSLQEYLARFKGMILTCNGLGINHTDRWSPHLIESIDSLDE